One Sphingomonas limnosediminicola DNA segment encodes these proteins:
- a CDS encoding PAS domain S-box protein, giving the protein MTDSEHPSSTASRFELLVQSVTDYAIYMLDTEGRVTSWNAGARRFKGYEADEIIGQHFSRFYTPEEQEQQIPRIALETAEREGRFEIEGWRVRKDNSRFWANVVIDPIRDPAGNLVGFAKVTRDLTDRRAAEEELRASEERFRMLVQSVTDYAIYMLDPEGRVSSWNAGAERFKGYSADEIMGQHFSRFYTDEDLKAGIPQIALETASRDGRFEAEGWRVKKDGSKFWASVIIDPIRNDDGELIGFAKVTRDLSEKRAIEEQLRQSQKMEAVGQLTGGLAHDFNNLLTGISGSLEMMKMRIAQGRTAEFDRYLIAAQGAVRRAASLTHRLLAFSRRQTLDPKPTDANRLMRGIEELVRRTVGPGVRVEVVETSGLWPTLVDPNQLENAVLNLCINARDAMPNGGALTIETANKWLDERAARKHDLPVGQYVSVCVTDTGTGMTPEVIAKAFDPFFTTKPMGEGTGLGLSMIYGFARQSGGQVRIYSEIGQGTTICLYLPRHGEDAEVEERPTDSGNADATATGEVVLVIDDDPTIRMLIAEVLAEAGYTVVEAPDGPAGLEILKSNARIDLLITDVGLPGGLNGRQVADAARVSRPHLKVLFITGYAENAVIGRSRLERGMFVLTKPFQMEHLAHRIREIIEGCNSLQR; this is encoded by the coding sequence ATGACAGATTCAGAACATCCGTCGAGTACGGCCAGCAGGTTCGAGCTGCTGGTCCAGAGCGTTACCGACTATGCGATTTACATGCTGGATACCGAAGGACGGGTCACCAGCTGGAATGCTGGCGCGCGTCGCTTCAAAGGCTACGAGGCTGATGAAATTATCGGCCAGCATTTCTCCCGCTTCTATACGCCTGAAGAGCAAGAGCAGCAGATCCCGAGGATCGCGTTAGAGACCGCCGAACGGGAGGGGCGCTTCGAAATCGAAGGTTGGCGCGTCCGCAAGGACAACAGTCGATTTTGGGCAAACGTGGTCATCGACCCAATCCGTGACCCGGCAGGTAATCTTGTGGGCTTCGCCAAAGTCACTCGCGACTTAACCGATCGAAGGGCTGCGGAAGAAGAGCTGCGCGCTAGCGAAGAGCGGTTCCGCATGCTCGTCCAAAGCGTCACCGACTATGCCATCTACATGCTCGATCCTGAAGGCCGGGTGAGTAGCTGGAATGCCGGCGCCGAGCGCTTCAAAGGATATTCTGCTGACGAGATCATGGGGCAGCACTTTTCCCGGTTCTACACCGACGAGGACCTCAAGGCGGGCATTCCGCAAATCGCACTTGAGACTGCCAGCCGCGACGGGCGGTTCGAAGCCGAAGGCTGGCGAGTGAAGAAGGACGGCTCAAAGTTTTGGGCGAGCGTCATTATCGATCCCATTCGGAACGACGATGGCGAACTTATCGGCTTTGCCAAGGTCACTCGTGACCTAAGCGAAAAGCGGGCGATCGAAGAGCAACTTCGCCAATCACAGAAGATGGAGGCGGTCGGCCAATTGACCGGCGGCCTTGCGCACGATTTCAATAATCTTCTGACCGGGATCAGCGGCAGCCTGGAAATGATGAAGATGCGGATCGCGCAGGGTCGCACAGCCGAATTCGACCGATACCTAATCGCCGCTCAAGGGGCCGTCAGGCGCGCCGCTTCGCTGACGCACCGCTTGCTCGCGTTCTCAAGACGTCAGACTCTTGACCCGAAACCCACCGACGCCAATCGCCTGATGCGGGGCATCGAAGAACTCGTAAGGCGCACCGTAGGCCCTGGCGTTCGGGTCGAAGTGGTTGAGACGAGCGGCCTGTGGCCTACTCTGGTCGATCCCAACCAGCTTGAAAACGCTGTTCTGAACCTCTGCATCAACGCGCGCGATGCGATGCCGAACGGTGGCGCCCTCACCATCGAAACGGCGAACAAATGGTTAGACGAGCGGGCAGCCCGAAAGCATGATCTGCCTGTTGGTCAATATGTCTCTGTGTGCGTCACGGACACGGGAACGGGGATGACGCCCGAAGTGATCGCCAAGGCATTCGACCCGTTCTTCACCACCAAACCAATGGGCGAGGGCACCGGGCTTGGGCTTTCGATGATTTATGGCTTCGCGCGACAATCCGGTGGCCAGGTTCGGATCTATTCAGAGATCGGGCAAGGCACGACAATCTGCCTCTACCTACCGCGCCATGGCGAAGATGCTGAAGTCGAGGAGCGGCCCACTGATTCAGGAAATGCCGATGCGACCGCGACGGGCGAGGTCGTACTTGTCATCGATGATGACCCAACGATCCGGATGCTGATCGCGGAGGTATTGGCGGAAGCCGGGTACACGGTGGTCGAAGCCCCGGACGGACCAGCTGGATTGGAAATACTGAAATCTAACGCTCGAATTGACCTGCTGATCACTGACGTCGGGTTACCGGGCGGACTGAATGGCAGGCAGGTAGCAGACGCGGCCCGTGTCAGCAGGCCGCACCTGAAGGTGTTGTTCATCACGGGCTACGCCGAAAACGCAGTGATTGGGCGAAGCCGCTTGGAGCGCGGCATGTTTGTACTGACGAAGCCGTTCCAAATGGAACATCTCGCTCATCGGATACGTGAGATCATCGAGGGCTGTAACAGTCTGCAGCGCTAA
- a CDS encoding ferritin-like domain-containing protein, with protein MNSWYRRRYLDLLGSIYIYNEHRGYTAIDRILDAVRMRWPEDAALIARIEKHRADERKHYMMFRRWFERRGVRPLAVDRTCGHIDRFVGIMFRSKIDDLDPQQIIGRDDLFERMCRVISLTEKRGHRQVEILLRHPIVRADTTLTKIFRIIEQDEPSHWAPYDDWLREHGGRQASWWERAIDHLIHSELLFLKLPLLFLRPGLARVRTWPDEGDTHRRSQDAVSLVASA; from the coding sequence ATGAACAGCTGGTATCGCCGCCGCTATCTCGACCTTCTCGGTTCAATTTACATCTACAACGAGCACCGCGGTTACACTGCGATCGATCGTATTCTTGATGCCGTAAGAATGCGGTGGCCCGAAGATGCTGCGCTCATTGCCAGGATCGAGAAGCATCGAGCCGATGAGCGGAAGCACTATATGATGTTCCGTCGGTGGTTCGAGCGGCGCGGGGTTCGGCCGCTTGCGGTCGATCGAACATGCGGCCACATCGATCGGTTTGTCGGGATCATGTTCCGATCAAAAATTGACGACTTGGATCCGCAGCAAATCATCGGCCGTGACGACTTGTTCGAGCGCATGTGTCGAGTGATCTCGCTGACCGAGAAGCGCGGTCATCGCCAAGTCGAGATCCTGTTGCGCCACCCGATCGTGAGGGCCGATACAACCCTGACCAAGATCTTCCGCATCATCGAGCAAGATGAGCCGAGCCATTGGGCGCCTTATGACGACTGGCTTCGCGAGCATGGCGGAAGGCAGGCCAGCTGGTGGGAACGCGCGATCGATCACTTGATCCACAGCGAACTGCTGTTCCTCAAGCTGCCTTTACTTTTTCTGCGGCCCGGCCTCGCGCGAGTTCGCACATGGCCGGACGAAGGGGACACCCACCGGCGGTCTCAAGATGCGGTCTCATTGGTCGCGAGCGCCTAA
- a CDS encoding phosphatase PAP2 family protein, producing the protein MSAGVKLDQDSREDRSWLTVMVFVTAVELACWTFAWGARIAPTPFVLTYVALAFAALGSALLLRWVLHRRPPRPNWLTVIPATICVGVGASVFLPLKYAIPHILPFWLDASLVGAERSVFGTDPWMLLDHLFGWAAVPMDKLYGLWLPTQALVMFTVMLQPPSAAKTRALIAYVLTWFVLGVVAATAFSSAGPIFHDRVFGGDSFAALVATLRSRGASMVLAESDRMWTSFASARPGIVAGISAVPSIHVAISIWFVFAARVLAPSAAKYAALYSLVIWVGSVQLGWHYATDGLAGALGAWAIWGLSRPLAAILRDGWSAGARRHATQLS; encoded by the coding sequence TTGAGCGCTGGTGTGAAACTCGACCAGGATTCACGCGAGGATCGCAGCTGGCTCACGGTGATGGTCTTCGTGACTGCCGTCGAGTTGGCATGTTGGACGTTCGCTTGGGGTGCCAGGATTGCGCCAACACCCTTCGTGCTCACTTACGTCGCATTGGCATTCGCCGCCCTTGGCAGCGCTCTTCTATTACGTTGGGTGCTTCATCGCCGACCACCACGTCCGAATTGGTTGACCGTCATACCTGCTACGATCTGCGTGGGCGTGGGCGCGAGTGTGTTCCTTCCGCTTAAATACGCAATTCCGCATATCCTGCCATTCTGGCTGGATGCGTCGCTCGTCGGGGCGGAAAGATCCGTCTTCGGAACCGACCCATGGATGCTCCTTGACCATTTGTTCGGATGGGCCGCTGTCCCCATGGACAAACTCTACGGTCTCTGGCTGCCCACCCAGGCTCTCGTCATGTTCACAGTCATGCTTCAGCCGCCGTCGGCCGCAAAAACTCGTGCGCTCATTGCCTACGTACTCACGTGGTTCGTGCTCGGCGTAGTCGCTGCGACGGCCTTCTCTTCGGCCGGTCCTATCTTCCATGATCGTGTCTTCGGAGGCGATTCATTCGCCGCGCTGGTAGCAACTCTACGAAGTCGAGGTGCCTCGATGGTTCTCGCCGAATCCGACAGGATGTGGACGTCCTTTGCTTCTGCCCGGCCGGGAATCGTAGCCGGGATTTCGGCTGTCCCTTCGATCCACGTGGCAATCAGCATTTGGTTCGTGTTTGCCGCGCGAGTCCTTGCGCCCAGCGCGGCCAAATATGCGGCCTTATACAGCCTCGTGATATGGGTCGGCTCGGTTCAGCTCGGGTGGCATTACGCAACGGACGGTCTGGCAGGAGCGCTCGGCGCTTGGGCTATCTGGGGTCTAAGCCGCCCCCTCGCGGCGATACTTCGCGATGGTTGGAGCGCTGGCGCCCGACGTCACGCAACGCAACTCTCCTAG